A single Desulfovibrio gilichinskyi DNA region contains:
- a CDS encoding major capsid protein yields MGTLGNNALTLAEWSKRVDPSGDVAAVVETLSQTNEILEDAAWVEGNLPTGHRTTVRTDLPTVSWRKLNYGIKPSKSRTKQVDDTCGMLESYAEMDKALSELNGHTSTFRVSEERAFLEAMNQEFADTFVYGDTALEPEKYLGLSPRFSSLEHENVVNFGGTGNNCTSIWIVCWSDQTVHFTFPKGSTGGLTHKDLGEVTLEDANGGKYQGLRTHFKWTPGLVVRDWRYVMRIASIDTTNFGTESLRHALIQALNKIPNTNMGKTVIYCNQTIKTQLDIEASDKNNVMLKTENWEGKPVTTFWGCPIRRVDSILNTESAITA; encoded by the coding sequence ATGGGAACTCTTGGTAACAACGCTCTTACTCTTGCAGAATGGTCTAAACGTGTCGATCCTAGCGGTGATGTCGCTGCTGTTGTTGAAACACTTTCACAGACAAACGAGATTCTTGAAGATGCCGCATGGGTTGAAGGTAACCTGCCGACAGGTCATAGAACCACCGTCCGCACTGATTTGCCGACAGTAAGCTGGCGTAAACTCAACTACGGTATCAAGCCCAGTAAATCGCGCACAAAGCAGGTTGATGATACCTGCGGAATGCTGGAATCTTATGCGGAAATGGATAAAGCGTTGTCTGAGCTTAACGGGCATACTTCAACCTTCCGTGTTTCAGAAGAGCGTGCGTTCCTTGAAGCAATGAATCAGGAATTTGCTGATACTTTTGTTTACGGTGATACTGCACTTGAACCTGAAAAATATTTGGGTCTTTCGCCTCGTTTCAGCAGCCTCGAACATGAGAATGTAGTCAATTTCGGTGGAACTGGGAATAATTGTACATCTATTTGGATTGTCTGCTGGTCAGATCAGACTGTGCATTTCACTTTCCCTAAAGGAAGCACTGGCGGCTTGACTCATAAAGATCTTGGTGAAGTTACTTTGGAAGACGCAAACGGCGGTAAATATCAGGGACTTCGTACCCATTTTAAATGGACGCCAGGTCTTGTTGTCCGTGATTGGCGTTATGTAATGCGTATTGCTTCCATCGATACCACCAATTTCGGCACAGAATCTTTGCGTCATGCCCTGATTCAGGCTTTGAACAAAATACCCAACACAAACATGGGTAAAACGGTAATTTATTGTAATCAAACCATCAAAACTCAGCTTGATATTGAAGCCTCCGACAAAAATAACGTCATGCTTAAAACTGAAAACTGGGAAGGTAAGCCTGTAACAACCTTCTGGGGATGCCCGATTCGCAGGGTTGATTCCATTCTCAATACTGAGTCTGCAATCACTGCTTAA
- a CDS encoding Bbp16 family capsid cement protein gives MYLDKELCFCEKQSIVGNAISENVIYVGEDCGSGNTVKLKVFVDGEACAGLTDLRVALQGSEDDSFGLYDTIFESGAIPVASLTKGYNFPLPSLPVKHKAFVRLSLTVGGSDATAGKISGYVIIDDQTNV, from the coding sequence ATGTATTTGGATAAAGAGCTTTGTTTTTGTGAAAAGCAATCAATTGTCGGAAACGCAATTTCTGAAAATGTTATCTATGTCGGTGAAGATTGCGGTAGCGGAAATACTGTTAAACTTAAAGTTTTTGTGGACGGTGAAGCTTGTGCGGGACTCACAGATCTAAGAGTGGCGTTGCAGGGTTCTGAGGATGATTCTTTCGGATTGTATGATACCATTTTTGAATCAGGCGCAATTCCTGTTGCCAGCCTGACTAAAGGGTATAATTTCCCGTTGCCGTCTCTGCCTGTGAAGCACAAAGCGTTTGTAAGATTGTCTTTGACCGTTGGCGGAAGTGATGCAACTGCCGGAAAAATAAGCGGTTATGTGATCATTGATGATCAGACCAACGTTTAG
- a CDS encoding V4R domain-containing protein, which yields MKDRKYKFTWDLIGDLELGRPNLGPYARLEVYRLMQFSFRDILEKNYGTEKADALFYESGKLAGEEMFKKFFSELTNFNEYVKVLQTALREMGVGILKVEEADLEVGRFVLTVSEDLDCSGLPELDYEICAYDEGFIAGLMESFTGIKFKVKEVDCWCTGDRTCRFLAEAVKD from the coding sequence ATGAAAGACAGGAAGTATAAATTTACGTGGGATCTTATAGGTGATCTTGAACTGGGGCGTCCTAATTTAGGTCCTTATGCCAGACTTGAAGTTTATCGTTTAATGCAATTTTCCTTTCGAGATATTTTGGAAAAGAATTACGGTACTGAAAAAGCTGATGCATTGTTTTATGAATCCGGTAAACTTGCCGGCGAAGAAATGTTTAAGAAGTTTTTTTCAGAATTGACTAATTTTAATGAGTACGTAAAAGTTTTGCAAACTGCTTTGCGTGAAATGGGTGTAGGAATTCTTAAAGTGGAAGAAGCTGATCTTGAAGTTGGGAGGTTTGTGTTAACCGTTTCTGAAGATCTGGATTGCTCAGGTTTACCGGAACTTGATTATGAGATTTGTGCTTATGATGAAGGATTTATAGCTGGTTTGATGGAGAGCTTTACAGGGATTAAATTTAAGGTAAAAGAAGTAGATTGCTGGTGTACAGGAGATAGAACCTGTAGATTTTTAGCAGAAGCCGTGAAGGATTAG
- a CDS encoding methyl-accepting chemotaxis protein, with translation MNMIKKGHLILFIGTGLIILMTALALILDIGNMFCMTGIALVAVIVMLSVAFILQKQIIYIDSVADFANALADDNKLTSPVEPISDDNILWPAIKNLSEAFLREAGMKKGIIEGLPTPFLLVDTKERTMFTNQACMDMVEINSTPKSQYGKTLSEIFYNDPTRKSAVGQSIQTGKIFKNLEVSITGHKGGVRHVLANVYPLYDINQKCIGGFCLYIDMTDLKEKEAQLSAHNEKVAKSAMHATEISDRLASATEELSAQIEQSSATSTAQRNSTREVSVAIEQMNETVIEVARGAGNAAELADSAKKKALEGENAVGQSTLLISNVYENALHLKNEMHVLGEQVESIGSVINVINDIADQTNLLALNAAIEAARAGEAGRGFAVVADEVRKLAEKTMQATNEVTSAINNIQQSTQKSMTSSEKTALEINENKKLAEISEKILKEIVKLVDQTADNVRSIAAAAEEQSAASDEISSSTEHIANSAEENANSMQESAIAVSDLAKMADELKTIINDMQ, from the coding sequence ATGAATATGATTAAAAAGGGGCACTTAATCCTCTTTATCGGTACAGGACTTATTATTCTAATGACGGCTTTGGCATTGATCTTAGATATTGGGAATATGTTCTGTATGACAGGGATTGCGCTTGTCGCCGTTATAGTTATGCTTTCAGTCGCCTTTATTCTGCAAAAACAAATAATATATATTGATTCTGTAGCAGACTTTGCAAATGCTCTGGCAGATGACAATAAGTTGACATCTCCAGTAGAACCAATTTCAGATGACAATATTTTATGGCCGGCAATAAAAAATCTCTCAGAAGCTTTTCTGCGCGAAGCCGGCATGAAAAAAGGTATTATTGAAGGGTTGCCTACTCCGTTTCTGCTTGTTGACACCAAAGAACGCACCATGTTCACCAACCAGGCTTGTATGGACATGGTTGAAATTAATAGCACGCCAAAAAGTCAATATGGGAAAACCCTTTCAGAAATATTCTACAACGACCCTACACGTAAATCAGCAGTCGGGCAGTCCATCCAAACAGGCAAAATATTCAAAAACCTTGAAGTAAGTATCACCGGTCACAAAGGTGGAGTTCGCCACGTTCTGGCAAATGTATATCCACTGTACGATATAAACCAAAAATGTATAGGTGGTTTCTGTCTGTACATTGACATGACAGACCTGAAAGAAAAAGAAGCACAACTTAGTGCACATAATGAAAAAGTAGCCAAATCAGCAATGCATGCAACTGAAATATCCGACAGACTCGCATCTGCTACTGAAGAACTTTCAGCACAGATAGAACAATCCTCTGCAACTTCAACTGCTCAGCGAAACAGCACCCGTGAAGTTTCAGTTGCCATTGAACAAATGAATGAAACTGTTATTGAAGTAGCAAGAGGAGCCGGAAATGCGGCCGAACTAGCAGATTCTGCTAAGAAGAAAGCTCTTGAAGGTGAAAATGCCGTAGGCCAATCAACTCTTTTGATTTCAAATGTATATGAAAATGCTTTGCACCTTAAAAATGAAATGCATGTTTTGGGTGAACAAGTGGAGAGTATCGGAAGCGTCATAAATGTAATTAATGACATCGCAGATCAAACTAATCTTCTAGCACTTAATGCTGCCATTGAAGCAGCCCGTGCAGGTGAAGCAGGTAGAGGTTTTGCTGTTGTCGCTGACGAAGTTCGCAAATTAGCGGAAAAGACAATGCAAGCAACCAATGAAGTAACTTCCGCCATTAACAACATTCAGCAGAGTACTCAAAAAAGTATGACCTCATCAGAAAAAACTGCGCTGGAAATTAATGAGAATAAAAAACTGGCAGAAATATCTGAAAAAATACTTAAAGAAATTGTTAAACTTGTTGATCAAACAGCCGACAATGTCCGCAGTATAGCCGCGGCTGCGGAAGAACAATCGGCAGCAAGTGATGAAATTTCTTCATCAACAGAACATATTGCAAATTCTGCTGAGGAAAATGCCAACTCCATGCAGGAATCAGCTATTGCTGTCAGTGACCTTGCAAAAATGGCAGATGAACTGAAAACAATCATTAACGACATGCAATAA
- a CDS encoding GGDEF domain-containing protein, with amino-acid sequence MHHQFPFEHGLYTENKETAPLESAGNNGNYAIVSEIADIFRHALTYPDKDIILPSSLRENADLTSLLNDLKDISLFALSLANGDTSKELRVKGFMAGALKTLRSHLRHMTWQTKQVTEGDYSQQMDFLGEFSEAFNAMVVQLEETRTKLLESEQKYRLLAVTDPLTGLFNRRSFFDSARKELNRTERRGGSVSFLMIDADHFKNINDAHGHACGDIVLRALGLFISDSIREEDLLARYGGEEFVVILPDTSEKEAVHVAERMRESLSNTKIPIGPCEVNIAISIGVYEYKGQGQTAKLCDKDVDQVVCNADKALYKAKESGRNMVCSFSLL; translated from the coding sequence ATGCATCACCAGTTTCCGTTTGAGCACGGATTATACACGGAGAATAAAGAAACTGCTCCCTTAGAATCAGCTGGAAATAATGGAAATTATGCTATAGTTTCTGAAATTGCCGATATTTTCCGTCATGCTTTAACATATCCTGACAAAGATATTATTCTTCCATCCTCACTTAGAGAAAATGCGGATCTGACTTCTTTGCTAAATGACCTTAAAGATATCAGTCTTTTTGCATTGTCTCTTGCAAACGGAGATACCTCAAAGGAACTCAGAGTCAAAGGATTTATGGCCGGAGCGTTAAAGACGCTTCGTTCTCATTTGCGTCATATGACTTGGCAGACAAAGCAGGTGACTGAAGGTGATTACAGTCAACAAATGGATTTCTTGGGTGAATTTTCTGAAGCGTTTAATGCGATGGTGGTCCAACTCGAAGAAACGAGAACTAAGCTTCTTGAGAGTGAACAAAAATATCGTTTACTGGCGGTGACTGACCCGCTTACCGGTCTTTTTAACCGAAGATCGTTTTTTGATTCCGCAAGAAAAGAATTGAACCGAACAGAGCGCAGGGGAGGGAGTGTTTCCTTTCTTATGATCGATGCAGATCATTTTAAAAATATTAATGATGCTCACGGTCATGCCTGTGGAGACATTGTATTGCGTGCTTTAGGGCTTTTTATTTCAGATTCTATTCGTGAAGAGGATCTTTTGGCTCGTTACGGCGGCGAGGAGTTTGTGGTGATTCTTCCTGATACTTCTGAAAAAGAGGCTGTTCATGTTGCTGAGAGAATGCGTGAATCGCTCAGCAATACTAAGATTCCTATCGGTCCTTGCGAAGTTAATATTGCAATAAGTATCGGTGTTTATGAGTATAAAGGTCAAGGGCAAACGGCTAAGCTATGTGATAAGGATGTAGATCAGGTTGTGTGCAATGCCGATAAAGCCCTTTATAAGGCAAAAGAAAGTGGGCGCAATATGGTTTGTTCTTTTTCTTTGTTGTAA